The following proteins are encoded in a genomic region of Oncorhynchus kisutch isolate 150728-3 linkage group LG4, Okis_V2, whole genome shotgun sequence:
- the rab3ab gene encoding RAB3A, member RAS oncogene family, b, whose protein sequence is MASATATYGQKESSDQNFDYMFKILIIGNSSVGKTSFLFRYADDSFTPAFVSTVGIDFKVKTIYRNDKRIKLQIWDTAGQERYRTITTAYYRGAMGFILMYDITNEESFNAVQDWSTQIKTYSWDNAQVLLVGNKCDMEDERVVAADRGRQLSEHLGFEFFEASAKDNINVKQTFERLVDIICEKMSESLDAADPAITGAKQGPQLTEQPAAPQQDCAC, encoded by the exons ATGGCTTCAGCTACAGCTACCTATGGACAGAAGGAGTCCTCAGACCAGAACTTTGACTACATGTTCAAGATCCTCATCATTGGAAACAGCAGCGTGGGCAAGACCAGCTTTCTGTTCCGCTACGCTGACGACTCCTTCACGCCGGCCTTCGTCAGCACGGTGGGTATCGACTTCAAGGTGAAGACGATCTACAGGAATGACAAGAGGATCAAGCTACAGATCTGG GATACGGCAGGGCAGGAGAGGTATAGGACTATCACCACCGCTTACTACCGCGGAGCCATGGGCTTCATCCTCATGTATGACATCACCAATGAGGAGTCCTTTAACGCTGTGCAGGACTG GTCAACCCAGATCAAGACTTACTCTTGGGACAACGCGCAGGTCCTGCTGGTGGGAAACAAGTGTGACATGGAGGACGAGAGGGTGGTGGCAGCAGACCGGGGTAGGCAGCTCTCTGAACACCTGG GGTTCGAGTTCTTTGAGGCCAGTGCCAAGGACAACATCAATGTGAAGCAGACGTTCGAGCGGTTGGTGGACATCATCTGCGAAAAGATGTCTGAGAGCTTGGACGCCGCCGACCCGGCCATCACAGGGGCCAAGCAAGGGCCCCAGCTTACCGAGCAGCCCGCAGCCCCCCAACAGGACTGTGCATGCTAA